The DNA segment GAGAGACACGCTAGAACAACACGCTGTCCCTGTCCTGCTGCAGTGGGACTTTGCTGGGCGGGAAATTTTTAGTCCCCCTCCCCTTTTCTAACTCTCCCTCCCCACTCCCCTTATTCCCCCTTTTGTTTAGATAATTGTTCCCACGATTTAACCAACAAAAAATGATCCCAGTTTTCTAATCATAACTGCttcccctctcactctcttctccCAGGTGTCCCAGTGACTACGTAGGCAGTCGGTGCCAGTACCCGAGCCCCTGCAGCCCCTCACCCTGCCGCAACGGTGGCGAATGCCGCCCCATCTCCCATGGCAACACATTTGATTTCCGCTGCGTGTGTCGCCTGGGTTTCACTGACCGGCTATGCCTGACCCCCACCAACCACGCCTGCATGAGCTCCCCCTGTCGCAATGGAGGAACATGTGATCTCATTACCCTGACTGCCTACCGCTGCCGCTGCCCACCAGGGTGGTCAGGTATGCTGCTATAACTTTATCCTCCCAATGTGCCTTTTTTGAATACTCTCTTTGCCCTCACATCACCATGAACCATAATTACTAACAACCctcttttgctgttttgttttcaaggcAAAACATGCCAGCTTGCCAACCCATGTGCTTCCAATCCATGTGCAAATGGCGGCCAGTGCTCTGCCTTCGATTCCACCTACATCTGCACCTGCCCGCCCGCTTTCCATGGTCAAACCTGCAAGCAGGACGTCAATGAGTGCGCCCAGACCCCCTCCCCCTGCCTCAACGGCGGCGTGTGTGTGAACGAGGTGGGATCGTACCACTGCCGCTGTCCTCAAGAGTACACCGGCCAGCACTGCGAGACCCCCTACATGCCATGCAGCCCCTCGCCATGCCAGAATGGAGGCACCTGCGTCCAGAAGGGAGACACCACCTACGACTGCAGCTGCCTGCCAGGTATCACGCAAACATCTACACAGAAATAAGCAGAACAATAGTAGTTAACTTCGGTCTATTGACATATGGAGTTGTGTCTGGCTAGTGTCGCAACATAACCcacacttttgttttcatattacaACAGTTGACCTATAAATCAGTCTGTTGTAGTAAAATCTGATTGGGTGGAATTAgtgcccccctcccctctctctctaccaGTCCCCCACTGGCAGGATGCAGTCACACAGACGTTTCCTTTTGATAATCACTAACAAACCCCCACTACACTAGGAGCCACACATACAGAAGATGTATGGATACACACACCCCTTTTCAtgaggtcaaacacacacaaaaatgtcttgtttttcagtttttcagccAAACTAGTCTGTTTGGTATCTTTATTGTGCTGGCACTCATAACTGTTGCCGTTTTGTGTAAAACTATGTGGTTACTGCTGTTAAAGGCAGGAGAGCAGCTGTGGAGaaacttttcttctctttacCACATTGTGCTAAACACAGTCCTATTTTTCTGAGAGGTTCAATACTGGATCATTATTTTCAAGCTTACAGTTGGCTGTATTACTGCCTGATTATGCGCTTATGGCCAGCAACTAGAGCAAGTTGTTTAGATATGCAGATGAACGGGGGGATATTGTGGGGCTGTGTGTTAAAGTTTAACCCATGCTGTGTGTCTCTCGTGGGTGTCCGTGCTGGAATGCGTTTAGATAGCGAAGCTGCACGGGCACCTGCAGAGCTGCGGGTTGATAGTTAATCAGACTATCGAGGTTGTAAAACACCCACTCAAGCCTTTGATGTTTGAGGAGGAGACAAGCTGCGCTGTCATCTACAGGGCATTAAAACAATCTGCCATGAGGATATAGAGATCTTATCTTTCACTTACATGTGCAGTGATAGCGAGAGGAAGAAAGTCTTGATTATTAACTCAGTGCAAATGTTGCCagatctttttctttatctttgtgACTTGCCGCTTTTTTACAccttgtctgtttttgtcttgtccCTCTCTGTTCGCCAGGCTTCACAGGTCAGCACTGCGAGCATAACATCGATGATTGCCCAGGCCACAACTGCCAGaatggtggtgtgtgtgtagatggTGTGAACACCTACAACTGCCAGTGCCCACCTCATTACACAGGTGACCTTTGCTACAAGTAGACTCAGTAAATCAGGAACGTACACAGAAAACATGTATAGACGTCCCCTCACACTGTGCTTGTGTCCTATTTTCAGGTCAGTACTGCACAGAAAATGTGGACGAGTGCGAGCTGATGCCCAACGCGTGCCAGAACGGGGGGACGTGCCACGACACGCATGGCAGCTATCACTGCGTCTGCGTCAATGGGTGGACGGGAGACGACTGCAGCGAGAACATTGATGACTGTGCCAGTGCAGCTTGTTACCACGGTGCGACCTGCCACGACCGCGTAGCTTCCTTCTTCTGCGAGTGTCCCCACGGCCGCACAGGTATGACTCCTCCAGACATAATGTGCACACAGATCATCGATCTTGGGTGTGATTTCATTGTAATGATACATTCTGATGTGTATTTTACAGGTTTACTGTGCCATCTCGATGACGCCTGCATCAGCAACCCATGTCAAAAGGGCTCCAACTGTGACACCAACCCAGTCAATGGCAAGGCAATCTGCACATGTCCCCCAGGTTACACTGGTTCAGCCTGCAACCTGGACATTGATGAGTGCTCCCTCGGTAAGTTAGAAAGCCaactgtttctctcctctgatgTAGTGTACAAATATTATACACAATTGACCACATATGTGTAACATCTTGTATCTTAAATGCTTTAGGTGCCAACCCTTGTGAACATGGCGGCCGCTGCCTCAACACCAAAGGCTCTTTCCAGTGTAAATGTCTTCAAGGATATGAGGGTCCTCGTTGCGAGATGGACGTCAACGAATGCATGTCTAATCCTTGCCATAATGATGCCACCTGTCTGGATCAGATTGGAGGGTTCCACTGCATCTGTATGCCAGGTAGGAATATTTTGCTCATACTGGAAGGAGAAGATATTGTGTCTAAAAGTTCCTATAAATGCAAACATCAGGTTTTCTAAGCTTTTGTTTGAATAATTTTGGACTGTTATTAAACACCTGGAACTGTAACTACAGTCAGAGAAGAAACACAATTTGACTAATAACTATATAACTTTCAGGATATGAGGGAGTGTTTTGCCACATCAACACTGATGAGTGTGCCAGCCAGCCTTGTCTCAACAATGGCAAATGCATCGACAAGATCAACTCCTTCCACTGCGAGTGCCCCAAAGGTGAGAACATATCAGGGAACGTGAAAAATGATGGAGCAAATGGAGTAAAAGAAATAGGTTCACCAGTCCTTCTGGTCTCTTTTAACCCCCTTTTTTGGTCAGACAATGGGAGCAGTGATGAGGCTGTAAAAGGGTGGATCATTAACGTATCTGTCAATGACTAGAGTGTGCATTGGTTCTCAGAttggatgtaaatgatttaCCTCTCCTAATAGTGTCACAGAAGGGTTTTTGGGTGAGCAGGGCAGCATATCAGATTGCGGAAACATTAGCATTTTTCGCGGGCATGAGAGTTTGTGTTAGAGCTTAGCGCCAAAGCTGGGGGGCAGGGATTGGTTTATACCCGCTAATCTGGAGGCCATTGTGTTGTGGTTTGAAAGAAAGATTTCACTGCACAGTAAAAGCTGAGGAGGTGGGGCGTGGTGGGGGGTGCTGTGGAATGATTCGTTAGGACCTTCAGTGTCCTCCAGACCTACTTCTCATGCAAAttagtttttctgcattttgCACACTATAGCTATGATATACAGTTGTATACATATTGAGGTACACTATTTatgaaaatttcatttcatttgaaagaagaagaaaaagaagcagaaaagtTTGATTTTGCATTTTCTTCGATCCATTTGCAGGTTTTTCAGGGAGTCTGTGTCAGGTGGACATTGATGAGTGTGCCAGCACCCCCTGCAAGAATGGAGCTAAATGCACAGATGGTCCCAACAAGTACACCTGCGAATGTGCCGAAGGTAAATTTTCACACAGCTTTCTTCcaatttctctattttctctccaaATGAGCATTACCTTTATTCTCTTAAATActtattttcctccatttctcatCCAGGTTACACAGGCCAGCACTGTGAGATCGACATCAACGAATGCTACTCTGACCCCTGCCACTATGGCACCTGTAAGGATGGCCTGGCATCCTTCACTTGTTACTGCCACCCCGGCTACACTGGCCGCCTGTGTGAGACCAACATCAATGAGTGTCTGAGCCAGCCATGCAAGAATGGTGGTACTTGCCAGGACAGGGAGAACACATATATCTGTTCCTGTCCCAAAGGCACTGCAGGTGAGACTTTGGACATCTGCATTTAAATCATGACAAATTCCTCCACTTAAAATGTCTAGATTCTCCTCATTCTCCCCACCTCTGCTCCAATCTACAGGTTTCAACTGTGAGGTGAACCTGGACGACTGTAAGAGCAAACCCTGCGACTACGGGAGATGCATCGACAAAATCAACGGCTACGAGTGTGCGTGTGAGCCGGGCTACACAGGTGAGCCGCTGGGTGGAGTTTACAGGTGCAGTGGGATGGTCCCCTGAGCTTtgggaggggcaggtaggacAGGTGGCTGGCGGGTCCACCCCTGAACAATGGTGTCAGATTGCCTGTGTgtgaggggaggtgggggggtggggtcgGTGGAGGGGGTCAAAGAGAAAGGAACACAGTCCCAAacctgatacacacacaaacacacacacaaagcgcTAACATTGCCAGCGATTTGAAAAGACTATGACGTTGGGCCTGGAAAGGGTCTGTAAGGTGATACTTTAAAAGGAAAAGAGCCCGGCCTTTAATCACATATGTGCTGTTTATTAGTGTGCAACTGCTTGACAAATAGTATCTTCACTTCATTTACTTTGGCACTCCACCACCTGTAATGTATTAGTGTATAAAACTTTAGTGACAAAGTCTTATCCCAACAAGTGGACCACTCTTGTCTTCCTCCCTTTCATGGCCCAGCACAGCCGGTTCTGACTGGTAGTGGCTGTGTCATTATTCTAAAAGGGGGGCAGGGAggaacaagtgtgtgtgtgcaggctgctGTGCATCCCTCCTCCCGTCCATCTTTTTGTGCTGACGGGGTGAGCGTGGAGGGCACGGCGGgactgagacacagagggacagaggactATTGTAACTGAAGCTCAGGCAGTTGGGCCCTCCCTTCCTGATTGAtgaagaacagaggaggagggagctggGTAGGGGATCAGAGGGGGGTTTAATTGTTACTCGGCCGTGTGTGAAATGGGTCTGGCCTTCTGTCCCTGTAAACAACCCTGGGTGAGGTTACTTCTCCCTGGATGggggggtggtgtgtgtgtatgtgaatacaccccccccaccccaccccaccccctttccTGGCAGCACCTCCCCCTCTCAGATCCAGATGAAACCCTCCTTCTGCCTATTCAACAGGGCCCCATTCAATCAATGAAGGAGAAGCAAAAGGGCCTCCAGGGGCCGCCAGGCTAGGCACACATTGGAGCTGCTACAGCTTCTGCCTGTTGAATGCTGAGGCTTTAGTGTTAGCTCATTCTATTGTCCAAAAGCCACCTCATCTAGCAGCTTTTAAAGGCTCAAAGAACACCACAGCAGAGAGTGGCGTGTCCATCTGTGGGGCTTTCATAATGGCCAGCGTAGATATTTATCAATTCACATCTCTCAAAAGGAATATTTGCTGCAGTCTCCTAAAATCATACATTACGGTCTTTCAGGAGCAATGTGTAACATCAACATCGATGAGTGTGTCATCAACCCCTGTCACAACGGGGGCACGTGCATTGACGGCATCAACAGCTTCACCTGCCTGTGCCCAGAGGGGTACAATGACGCTACCTGTTTGTCCCAGGTGGACGAGTGCGGCAGCAACCCCTGCATCCACGGCCGATGCCAGGACCTCATCAATGGGTGAGCAAAGATCCAATTTTAAGATGACTGAGCAGCAAAAAGTGGTCCCAATAGAactcaaacaaataaacaaacagaacaaaacaaacacagctgaccTGTTTTTTCGCTGTCATTAAAGCTACAAATGTACCTGTGACTCCGGATGGAGCGGGCCAAACTGCGACATCAATAACAACGAGTGTGAGTCCAACCCGTGCATGAACGGGGGAACCTGCAAGGACATGACCAGCGGATACCACTGCACATGCAGAGCGGGCTTCACTGGTCAGTTAACCCTTATAACCTCTCGTCACTACGCCTCTTTTCCTTTGCTCATTGagattgagtgtgtgtttcattggCCTATATCTAACCCAAGTGTGATCTCTAATCCCGCCACTGTAGGACCTAACTGCCAAACTAACATCAACGAGTGTGCCTCCAACCCCTGCCTCAACCAGGGCACCTGCATCGATGATGTGGCTGGATACAAGTGCAACTGTTTGCTGCCCTACACTGGTATGACACGCTGCTGCTTATTTTTCACTAAAAAGTTCAGTCTATTACCTTGTTACTTTAGTTATCTGCTGACTCAGCTGTTTGCTCAGGTTTCAAAATGTAAAGGCAATCTCCCACTTTCCACACAGAAGGATTATCGTATCCtttcctgtgttgttttagAAAACACCAGCCAGCGACCACTAACAGGGATGTCTGTTTTTGGCATCTCTGCGTGGAAAGATCTGCTTGTCTGCTTTGCAGGgataactctgtgtgtgtgtgtgtgtgtgtgtgtgtgttttggaatAACATGCCACAGTGGCTAATACAAGCCAGAGCACTGGAGCCAGCTCCTAGCCCTATTCCCACTTCCGCCGCcgtcctgtttcctgtctgtgatCACACAATAGCAGGAAACACGAAGGCCCTTCCTATTTGGCAAAGTCGTCATGGAAATGGATAAGGAAGTGGGATGGAAACTGGGatttagaaatgaaatgttttgcagCAGTTCAGAAAGTTAAAGAGATTAAATATCAGTTTTGTGTCTTTCGTATTTGTTGTTGAAGTCTGAGGCTGAAGCAGATTCTCTGTATTACCAGTGAAATGCAAACACTGatgttgtcttttctctgcCACCAGGTGAAAACTGTGAGACCCTGCTGGCTCCCTGCAGTCCTAGACCCTGTAAAAATGGAGGCGTATGTAAGGAGTCCGAAGACTACCAGAGCTTTTCCTGCATCTGCCCTGAAGGATGGCAAGGTATCCATCCATTTCTGTTCATTGTGTGTCACATGTCTCATCCGTTAAACTGCCCATCCGCTGGACAATGagattcatttttctttaactctctttttctttatctcaaGGTCAAACATGTGAGATCGATATCAACGAATGTGTGAAGAGCCCATGCCGCAATGGTGCCATTTGCCATAACACTATGGGTGGCTACCAATGCAAGTGCCAGCCGGGTTACTCTGGTCAGAAGTGTGAGACAGACATCGACGACTGCAAACCAAGTAAGGAACAGATTCGCACCATCGCGCTTTCCCACCTTGTCTACGATTTAAAACAAGGAAATGGTAAACTTATATCctcttttcttgtgtttcagATCCCTGCAGTAATGGTGGTCTGTGCCACGATGGCATCAACAGTTTCACGTGCACCTGCCTGCCTGGGTTTCGTGGTGGCAGATGTGAGCAGGACATAAACGAGTGTGAGAGCAACCCCTGCAGAAACGGAGCCAACTGCACGGACTGCGTCAACAGCTACACCTGCACCTGTCCGCCTGGCTTCAGTGGCATCAACTGTGAGATCAACACCAATGACTGCACTGACAGGTAGCTCACCTTCAGACCATCAGACCTTCATGAATAATCAACCCAAAGCTCATATAGTAAtgctttaacatttttattttcttgtgtttctgcagctcttgCTTCAATGGTGGCACTTGCATGGATGGAATCAATGcgttcacctgtctgtgtctccctggaTTCACCGGCAGCTACTGCCAGTATGACATCAACGAGTGTGACTCCAAACCATGCCTCAATGGAGGAACTTGTCTTGACAGTTACGGGACGTACAAGTGCACCTGCACCCACGGCTACACGGGAGTCAACTGTCAGGTAGGGCAAAGCCGTCTTTTGTTAGGGTAACCGTGGTTTCACGCATTGCCTCCATTCATACAGTTTATTAAGtctgttctgtctttgtttccctGTTAGAATCTTGTGCGCTGGTGTGACTCCTCCCCCTGTAAAAATGGAGGTTCGTGCTGGCAGCAGGGAGCCTCTTATACCTGCCAGTGCCAGACTGGATGGACGGGCCTCTACTGTGACATCCCCAGTGTGTCCTGCGAGGTAGCAGCCAAACAGCAAGGTATGAGAGCCAGctgaaacatattttcattacatttgtttAACCTGCAAGTCCTATGGGTGATTTGAACATTCTGTAACCCCTTCCTCATTGATTTCAGGTGTGGAGGTGGCTCACCTGTGCAGGAACTCAGGCCAGTGTCTGGATGCTGGAAACACACATTACTGCCGCTGCCAGGCCGGCTACACCGGGAGTTACTGCCAGGAGCAAGTGGATGAGTGCTCCCCCAATCCTTGCCAGAATGGAGCCACCTGTACTGATTATCTGGGAGGCTACAGTTGTGAGGTAGGAAATATaaaattgaaaacaaacatatacaaTATCtatacagatatttttctcatattagtttctctgttcattcataatgatttttttgtttctctgtcagtgtgtcccTGGCTACCACGGTGTGAACTGCTCCAAAGAAATCAATGAATGTCAGTCTCAGCCCTGCCAAAATGGAGGAACCTGCATCGACCTCATCAATACATACAAGTGCTCCTGTCCCAGAGGAACACAAGGTATACACCTGCTTAgcacattcacatgcacacgCTGGCAAAAGAAAGTAAACAAATCGATGACCACAAAAATTAGGGTATGGATTTTCCCTCACTCAGCGTCTCTTGTCCCCCATAGGTGTTCACTGCGAGATTAATCTGGATGACTGCACGCCCTCCAGTGACCCACTGACCAACGAGCCCAAGTGCTTCAACAACGGCAAGTGTGTGGACCGCATCGGAGGCTACCAGTGTGTGTGCCCGGCGGGGTATGTAGGCGAGCGCTGTGAGGGTGATGTCAACGAGTGTCTGTCAGACCCCTGTGACCCCAGAGGGTCCTACAACTGCATTCAGCTCACCAACAGCTACCGATGCGAATGCCGCACTGGATATACAGGTACTAATGTGCATCTAGTGGTACATAACAGATGCAATATGGCTGTGTGCAGTGTCTTAATGTTCACAAGTGACACATAACATTGTGCCTCTGTTTTGCAGGTCAGCGTTGTGATAAAGTGTTTGATGGCTGCAAAGGAAGACCCTGCAGAAATGGAGGGACGTGTGCTGTTGCCAGTAACACACCTCATGGTTTCATCTGCAAATGTCCACCTGTGAGTACAGCTGTGAGATCTGCTGAGTCCATTGCCTCAGACAAAATGCTTTTACtatcctttttttcttcaagtatagtacaataataataacctgtccgtttctgtctcttcagggCTTCACCGGCTCTTCTTGTGAGTATGACTCTCGCTCCTGTGGGAGTCTGAATTGCAGGAACGGAGGCACATGTGTGTCAGGCCACCTAGGCCCGCGCTGCCTGTGTCCACCGGCCTTCACCGGTCCCGAGTGCCAGACCCCCACCGACAGCCTCTGCATCTCCAACCCCTGCTA comes from the Lates calcarifer isolate ASB-BC8 linkage group LG9, TLL_Latcal_v3, whole genome shotgun sequence genome and includes:
- the notch1a gene encoding LOW QUALITY PROTEIN: neurogenic locus notch homolog protein 1 (The sequence of the model RefSeq protein was modified relative to this genomic sequence to represent the inferred CDS: deleted 4 bases in 4 codons), with translation MYRFFVKLTFLIPAIVISQGLKCSLPTESCLNGGRCEATANGNGECKCPSDYVGSRCQYPSPCSPSPCRNGGECRPISHGNTFDFRCVCRLGFTDRLCLTPTNHACMSSPCRNGGTCDLITLTAYRCRCPPGWSGKTCQLANPCASNPCANGGQCSAFDSTYICTCPPAFHGQTCKQDVNECAQTPSPCLNGGVCVNEVGSYHCRCPQEYTGQHCETPYMPCSPSPCQNGGTCVQKGDTTYDCSCLPGFTGQHCEHNIDDCPGHNCQNGGVCVDGVNTYNCQCPPHYTGQYCTENVDECELMPNACQNGGTCHDTHGSYHCVCVNGWTGDDCSENIDDCASAACYHGATCHDRVASFFCECPHGRTGLLCHLDDACISNPCQKGSNCDTNPVNGKAICTCPPGYTGSACNLDIDECSLGANPCEHGGRCLNTKGSFQCKCLQGYEGPRCEMDVNECMSNPCHNDATCLDQIGGFHCICMPGYEGVFCHINTDECASQPCLNNGKCIDKINSFHCECPKGFSGSLCQVDIDECASTPCKNGAKCTDGPNKYTCECAEGYTGQHCEIDINECYSDPCHYGTCKDGLASFTCYCHPGYTGRLCETNINECLSQPCKNGGTCQDRENTYICSCPKGTAGFNCEVNLDDCKSKPCDYGRCIDKINGYECACEPGYTGAMCNINIDECVINPCHNGGTCIDGINSFTCLCPEGYNDATCLSQVDECGSNPCIHGRCQDLINGYKCTCDSGWSGPNCDINNNECESNPCMNGGTCKDMTSGYHCTCRAGFTGPNCQTNINECASNPCLNQGTCIDDVAGYKCNCLLPYTGENCETLLAPCSPRPCKNGGVCKESEDYQSFSCICPEGWQGQTCEIDINECVKSPCRNGAICHNTMGGYQCKCQPGYSGQKCETDIDDCKPNPCSNGGLCHDGINSFTCTCLPGFRGGRCEQDINECESNPCRNGANCTDCVNSYTCTCPPGFSGINCEINTNDCTDSSCFNGGTCMDGINAFTCLCLPGFTGSYCQYDINECDSKPCLNGGTCLDSYGTYKCTCTHGYTGVNCQNLVRWCDSSPCKNGGSCWQQGASYTCQCQTGWTGLYCDIPSVSCEVAAKQQGVEVAHLCRNSGQCLDAGNTHYCRCQAGYTGSYCQEQVDECSPNPCQNGATCTDYLGGYSCECVPGYHGVNCSKEINECQSQPCQNGGTCIDLINTYKCSCPRGTQGVHCEINLDDCTPSSDPLTNEPKCFNNGKCVDRIGGYQCVCPAGYVGERCEGDVNECLSDPCDPRGSYNCIQLTNSYRCECRTGYTGQRCDKVFDGCKGRPCRNGGTCAVASNTPHGFICKCPPGFTGSSCEYDSRSCGSLNCRNGGTCVSGHLGPRCLCPPAFTGPECQTPTDSLCISNPCYNGGTCQITPDAPFFQCSCPSNFNGLLCHILDYSFVGGFGRDITPPPEVEVSCEIPQCDEWAGNHICDSLCNNHACGWDGGDCSLNFDDPWQNCSAALQCWRYFNDGKCDGQCNSPGCLYDGFDCQGQEGQCNPLYDQYCKDHYADGHCDQGCNNAECEWDGLDCANNMPEKLADGHLVLVVHIPPEQLKNRSSSFLRELSSVLHTNVVFRRDAKGEPMIFPYYGNEQDLVKHNVLKRSADGWPEWASMPANMLGQVKERVSAMVSPRKRRELDPVQVKGSVVYLEIDNRQCYQQSTECFQSATDVAAFLGALASSGNLNVPYIEAVTSVRPTPSSSELYPMYVVFLGLAALGFICLGVLVSRKRRREHGQLWFPEGFKVSEPSKKKRREPLGEDSVGLKPMKNSDINLMDDNQNEWGDEDPDCGRFRFEEQAMLDLSDHTDHRKWTQQHLDAADLRIPSIAPTPPQGEIENDCMDVNVRGPDGFTPLMIASCSGGGLETGISEEEEDPSAEIISDFIYQGANLHNQTDRTGETALHLAARYARSDAAKRLLESSADANVQDNMGRTPLHAAVAADAQGVFQILIRNRATDLDARMHDGTTPLILAARLAVEGMVEELINCHADANATDDSGKSALHWAAAVNNVEAAVVLLKNGANKDMQDNKEETPLFLAAREGSYETAKVLLEHFANREITDHLDQLPRDIAQERMHHDIVRLLDEYNVVRSPGLHNAPLSTSTLSPPLCSPSDYLSNLKPTLSSKKVRKISSGGKGGKDGGKDNRVKKKKSLDGKSNLLDTSAVLSPVESLESPHGYLSDVASPPMTSPFQQSPPMSLNHLQGNGDSHIGQMSMGKDMGCMSFDPNPPRLSHLPVSSPSSQGTTSIGGSRGGQCDWVSRMHPGVGQQGSFTQAPPISHSMMGPLHGVSTATLSQIMGYQNLQTSHLNSSAHMMQQAHSRQLQHQNSNSTTAGQSLSQNFPSVELSSPDMQQNNSTGRSMPIHTVMPQETQILGTQFLTPPSQHSYSGPMDNTPNHQLQVPDHPFLTPSPGSPDQWSSSSPHSNMSDWSEGISSPPTSIHSQMNLIPDQFK